Genomic segment of Geminocystis herdmanii PCC 6308:
CAGTTGTGCCAGTTTAATTTGTGAATTTTTGCAACAAAACGGAATCACTCTGAATAAGATGGAAGCTACCGTAATGGCATTAGGGATACACGTTGACACTGGTTCACTTACATTTGAGCAAACCACCCCCCAAGATGCCTCAGCTTTGGCATGGTTAATGAATCAAGGGGTTAATATGCGTACTTTAGCAGAATATGTCGAGCCTAGTTTATCATCTCAATTACAAGAATTGTTGCCAAAGGTATTAAAAGATTTGCAAACCGAGACGATTAACGGTAGTTGTGTCGCTTGGATTTTATTAGAAACCCCTAACTTTATTGCAGGATTATCTAACCTAACGGAGAGAATTAGAGACTTAATTGAAATTGATGTCTTATTATTTGGGCATTTTTATAATAAACGTAAATTTTGCCCCCCTTCCCCCAATTCTGAGGGTGACTTCTCAGAAAATAGCAATAGAGAAATAGACATACGGGGAGAAAAAAAAGTCCCCAAACTTGGGGATTTAGGGGCAAATGCTGAAAATAAAAAAGTCTCCAAACTTGGGGATTTAGGAGCAAATTCTGAAAATAAAAAAGGAAAATTAACTGTAATTGGGCGCAGTAGGTTAGAATCTGTCAATTTAGGTTCTATTTTTACAGATTTTGGCGGAGGAGGTCATAGTAGTGCCGCTTCCTTTTGTTTTCGTTGTGAAAATCCTCAAGATGTTATCGATAATCTACGACATCGCATTAAACATTTAATTCCTCCTCCCCTTACCGCAACGGATTTAATGTCATCTCCTGTAAGGACAATTCGCCCTTACACTTCGATCGAAGAAGCCCAAAGAATTTTACTGCGTTATGGACATTCAGGTTTATGTGTTGTCAATCAACAAGGAGAATTGCGAGGGGTAATTTCGCGCCGTGACATTGATTTAGCTTTACATCATGGTTTTTCCCATGCGCCTGTTAAGGGTTATATGACAAAAAATGTGCAAGTTATTCACCCTGATACTTCTTTGAATGAGATTGAGGGGTTAATGGTAACTAACGACATTGGCAGACTACCTGTTATTGCGGATAATGAGTTGTTAGGTATTGTGACTCGTACTGACGTGTTAAGGTATCTTCATCAAACTAAACAATCTGTGGATGATTTTAGTCAGGAGGAAAATACCCCTTTGTTGTCTTGTCTTTCTCCTTCTTTGGCTAAACATTTACATCCTCCTATCTGGGAATTATTGCAAAAAGCGAGTAACTATGCCCAAAGTCAAGGATGGCATCTTTATCTCGTGGGGGGAGGGGTAAGAGATTTATTGTTAACTCCTGAATCGGAAACTCTTTGTTTGCAAGATATTGATTTAGTCGTAGATGGTTTTCATCGTCACGCTATTACCGAAGCTGGGGTAAAGTTAGCCCAAGCCTTACAGGGTTTTTATCCCGAAGCGCGATTAAGTATTCATGGAGAATTTCAAACGGCGGCGTTATTGTGGCATAAAGACGAAATTTTAGATTCTTTATGGGTGGATATTGCTACGGCGCGCACGGAGTTTTATCCTTATCCTGCGGCAAATCCTGAAGTGGAATCCTCCTCCATTCGTCAAGATTTATACCGCCGAGATTTTACTATCAATGCTTTGGCAATTCGTTTGACTAATCCTCATGGGGGAGAGTTATTGGATTTTTTCGGTGGTTTAGAGGATTTACGATCGAATCTGATCAGAGTTTTACATCCTAATAGCTTTATTGAAGATCCTACCAGAATTTTTCGTGCCGTGAGATTTGCGGTAAGGTTAAATTTTTCGATCGAAGCGCAAACGATGGAATATATTAGTTATGCTATCTCCTGCGGAGTGTATGAAAAAGTTTCTCTGCAAAAAACTTCTATTCCAGCTTTAACTACTCGTTTAAAAGCAGAATTAAATTATATTCTTCAAGCTAAATACTGGAAATCAGCTTTAAAATTATTAGCAGAAATTGGTGCATTAAAATGTCTTCATAATAATTGCCAGTTAACTCCTCAATTATGGTGGCAAATCCGTTATCTCGATCGTGTAACGGCGCTGCGCGATCGTGTCTTAAGATACTATAATTTAGATGAACAAAATCAAAAAGTATCCTCATGGTTACTCAGATTAGAAATTATTTTGGCATCCTTTGCAGAAGGAGTAAAAGTAGCCCAAAATTTACAACTTCCTAAAGATAGTATAGAAAGATTAAAATATTTAGCTATTAATAATGAAGAAATTAAAAATAAATTATCCTTTTCTCAAACTATTAGTGAGCAAGTAGAGTTTTTATCCAAATATTCCTCTATAACTCTGTTACTTATTGCCGTTAAAAATGATAAACAAATGAGAAAAATAATCTGGCAATATTTAATAAAATGGAGTAAAATTAAGCCAATTTTAAACGGTGAAGATTTGAAAAAGTTAGGGTATAAACCAAGTAAACAATATAAAGAAATTTTAACTAAAATACAAGGTTTATATTTAGATGGGAAAGTTACCAATATTCAAGAAGCAACAGATTTTCTCTCCCATAATTATCCTTTAGAATCTCAAGTAAATGACTAAAGTCATCACTACGAACTTATCTTATAATTGAGGATCAGATTTTCTTTTTTTCGATCGTTTCATTTATAATCTAAATAGGGTTACTATTTATGGCAAAATATCCTCTAAAAAATAAATTTTTGATCACAATTTTAACTATAGTTTCAGGGATAACTTTATCTGGTAATATCTTAGCTGAGACTGAAAGTTCGATCTCGCAGCGCCACTTTGTGATCGTGCAAAATATAGATCAAAATAATGTGATTAGTCAAACACACGAAGAAAAAGTTGCACTAATAGAGGAGTTAGGCACTGAAATAGAAGAATTATTAGCCCAAGGAGATTATCAAAATGCAATTATCCAGCTAGAAAAAGTTATCGATATTGTGAAGGGAGTATTAGGAGAAAATAATATTTATTCCGCCATTTTATACAATAATTTAGGAGATTTATACTTTACCATAGGAGATTATCCCAAAGCACAATCTTTATATCAACAGGCGTTAACTTCTCTCCAAGCTACAGAAGAAGAAGATAGTTTAAATACTGCTATTTTTACCAATAATTTAGGCAAAATATATCATAGTCAAGGTAATTATCAACAAGCAGAATCTTATTATCAACAAGCCTTAATTATCACTCAAAAAATCTCAGGAGAAAAAAATTTAACCGTTGCTACCTTATTAAATAATTTAGGAGATTTACAGCGTTTACAAGGAAATTATCCTCAAGCAAAATCTTATTATCAAAAAGCCTTAATTATTGCTGAAGAAGTCGCAGGAAAAGATAACCCAGATAGTGCCATATTTCTCAACAATTTAGCCTTATTATATTATACCCAAGGTGATTATCAAAAAGCTGAACCTCTCTATCATCAAGCATTGAAAATCAAAAAAGAAGTTTTCGGAGAAAATCACCCCGATATAGCTATTTTACTCAACAATTTAGCCGAGTTATATCGTATGCAAGGCAATTATGAAAAAGCCAAATCTTTTTATCAAGAATCATTAATTCTTTCTAAGAAAATTTTAGGAGAAAAACACCCTACAATTGCTCAATCTCTGAATAATTTTGGTTTGTTATTTTATGCTCTAGGAAATTATCAAGAGGCTGAATCTTACTATAGACAAGCCTTAGTTATTAGAAAAGAAATTTTAGGAGAAAATCACTCTGATACCGCCCAATCTCTGAATAATTTAGCTTTAATGTATCATTCCCAAGGGTATTATCAAGAGGCTGAATCTTACTATCAACAAGCCTTAATTATTTATAAAAAAGCATTAGGAGAAAATCATCCTGATACCTTAACCGCTTTGAATAACTTAGCCGAATTATATCGTTTGCAGGGAAATTATCAAGAAGCAGAAGCAATTTATTTGCAAGTTTTAACCAAGCGTAAAGACATACTAGGAGAAAATCATTCCGACATAGCTCAATCTTTAAATAACTTAGCTTTAATGTACCATGAACAAGGCAACCTTGAAAAAGCTGAACCTCTTTATGTAGAATCTTTAGCTATATATCGGAAAAATTTTGGCGAAAATAATCCCGATACGGCTACTTCTATCAATAATTTAGCAGAATTATACCGTTTACAAGGAAAGTATAAACAAGCTGAACCTTTATATCAAGAATCTTTAGCTATCAGAAAGAAGTTATTAGGAGAAAAACATTCTGATATTGGGCAATCGCTGAATAATTTAGCTTTATTATATCAATTTCAAGACGATCGAACTCAAGCGGAAAAACTATTTTTGGAG
This window contains:
- a CDS encoding CBS domain-containing protein gives rise to the protein MDLILCHQTADFDALGAAVGLTKLHQGAKIVLTGGAHPSVRRFLALHRDEFDLIEFRSVNPQKIRRLFIVDTHQFDRLGKAVEWLQLEHLESVTIYDHHEENHPEKNGTIKATTIKHIKKVASCASLICEFLQQNGITLNKMEATVMALGIHVDTGSLTFEQTTPQDASALAWLMNQGVNMRTLAEYVEPSLSSQLQELLPKVLKDLQTETINGSCVAWILLETPNFIAGLSNLTERIRDLIEIDVLLFGHFYNKRKFCPPSPNSEGDFSENSNREIDIRGEKKVPKLGDLGANAENKKVSKLGDLGANSENKKGKLTVIGRSRLESVNLGSIFTDFGGGGHSSAASFCFRCENPQDVIDNLRHRIKHLIPPPLTATDLMSSPVRTIRPYTSIEEAQRILLRYGHSGLCVVNQQGELRGVISRRDIDLALHHGFSHAPVKGYMTKNVQVIHPDTSLNEIEGLMVTNDIGRLPVIADNELLGIVTRTDVLRYLHQTKQSVDDFSQEENTPLLSCLSPSLAKHLHPPIWELLQKASNYAQSQGWHLYLVGGGVRDLLLTPESETLCLQDIDLVVDGFHRHAITEAGVKLAQALQGFYPEARLSIHGEFQTAALLWHKDEILDSLWVDIATARTEFYPYPAANPEVESSSIRQDLYRRDFTINALAIRLTNPHGGELLDFFGGLEDLRSNLIRVLHPNSFIEDPTRIFRAVRFAVRLNFSIEAQTMEYISYAISCGVYEKVSLQKTSIPALTTRLKAELNYILQAKYWKSALKLLAEIGALKCLHNNCQLTPQLWWQIRYLDRVTALRDRVLRYYNLDEQNQKVSSWLLRLEIILASFAEGVKVAQNLQLPKDSIERLKYLAINNEEIKNKLSFSQTISEQVEFLSKYSSITLLLIAVKNDKQMRKIIWQYLIKWSKIKPILNGEDLKKLGYKPSKQYKEILTKIQGLYLDGKVTNIQEATDFLSHNYPLESQVND